Below is a window of Bordetella genomosp. 9 DNA.
CAGGATATGGAACTCGTGCGGCTGGTCGTAGACGCGCCGCAACAGCGTGCGTTCCGCCAGCCAGGCCAGCAGGGCCACCAGCAGCGGCACGACCGCCAGCGCCAGCCAGAAATCCAGGCCCCATGCCACCGCCTGGTAGCAGAAATAGGCGCCCAGCAGATAGAAGGCGCCGTGCGCGAAGTTGACGAAGCGCAGCAGCCCGAAAATGATGGACAGCCCCACCGCCAACAGGAAATACAGCATCCCGATGCCGATGCCGTTGACGACTTGCAGCAGGTAGACGTTCATGTAGCCGGCAACGGAACTACAGCTTGCAGCCGGTCTGGTCCACGGGCAGGAAGGATTTGCCGGCGCTGAGGATATCGGCGTAATCGTCCTTGTCCTTCATCGCCTTCTTGGCCTTGCCGCGCAGCAGGTAGTAGTTCTTGAGCACCTGGTGGTCCTGCGCGCGGATTTCCTCGTCGCCGGTCAGGCCCGTGTATTTCATGCCTTCGAGCACCGGGATGACTTTGGCGGGATCGTCGCTGCCGGCCTTGGCGATGGCGTCGATCAGGATCTTGGTACAGATGTAGGAACCGGCCAGGCTGTAGTTGGGGTTCGACTTGAAGGTGTCCTGCGTGCGCTTGACCAGGTCCTTGTTGCCGGGGCTGTCGATGCCGTGCCAATACTGCGCGCCGAAGTACACGCCTTCGCACAGGTCGGCGCCCAGCGATTCGAACTGCTCCAGGCCCGAGGCCCAGGCCATCAGGATGGTGGTGTTCTGCTTCATGCCGAAGCTGACCGCCTGGCGCAGGGCGTCGGAAGACTGCGAGCCGAAGTTCAGCAGCAGCAGCACGTCCGGCTTGGCGGCCATGGCGTTGGTCAGGTAGCCGCTGAATTCCTTTTCCGTCAGCGAGTGGTAGCTGTTGCCGACGTGTTCGATGCCCTTTTCCTTGAAGATATTCTTGGCGGCATTGAGCAGGCCGTCGCCGAACACGTATTGCGGCGTGATGGTGTACCAGCGCCTGGCCTTCGGCAGCGTGGCGATCAGCGGCCGCACCGTCTGTTCGATCGCGCCGTAGGTGGGCACCGACCAGCGGAACGTGGACTTGTTGCAGTCGGAGCCGGTGATCTCGTCGGCGCCGGCGGTGGTGATGAACACGCCGCCGCCCTTCTGCACTTCCTTGCCCATGGCCAGGGCTTCCGACGACAGGATGCCGCCGGCGAAGTAACGCGCGCCCTTCTGCTGCGCGAGTTCCTGCACCTTGCGCACGGCGGTGGCCGGCTTGCCTTCGGTGTCCAGGGTCGTATAGGCCAGGGGGCGGCCCAGCAGCTGGCCGTACTGCTCGATGGCCAGCTTCATGCCCAGGTCGGCGTATTTGCCGTTGGCGGCGAAGGGGCCGGACATGGGCACGGGGCAGCCGAACTGGATCGCCTGGGCGGCCTGCGCATAGGCGTCGCGCAGCGACAGGGATCCGGGCAGCGCCGACAACGCGGCGAGTTTGAGTAGGTCGCGACGGTTCAAGGCATTCCCCTATTTATCATGATAAATACGATGAACTGATAATATGGTTGGGCAATATTCCGCGTCAACACGGCAAGGCGTGGAATCATGACCGTAGTTTCCCTAGTGCCGCCGACAAGGACACCGCATGCCTCGCGAAACCGCCACGCCGCCGCCAGCCGCGCCGGGCAAATCCAAGCGCGCCGACCTGGTGGCCGAGGAAATCAAGCGGCTGATCACCGAGCGCGACCTGCGGCCGGGCGACAAGCTGCCGCGCGAAAACGAGCTGCAGCAGTTGTTCGGGGTCAGCAAGAGCACCATGCGCGAAGCGCTGAAATCGCTGGAGGTACAGGGGTTGGTCACGATCAGCACCGGACCGGCCGGCGGCGGACGCATCGTCGAAGTCACGCTGGACCGGACCTTCCAGCTGATGCAGAACTACCTGTTCTTCAAGGAAGTCACGATCGACGACATCTATACGGTGCGCAAGATGCTGGAGCCGGAACTGGCGGCCGGGGCGGTGCCGCACCTGACCGACGCGGACTTCGACGCGCTGATGCACAGCATAGAATGCTGCGATCCGTCTTCGGGCAAGACGGCGGACGTGGTGGCGCAGCGCAAGGAAGACCTGAACTTCCACGACATCCTCGCGATGGCGAATCCCAATCCTTTCCTGCGCTTCACCTGCCAGTTGATCAATGAAATGCTGCGGCAGCTGACGGTGTTCGAGAACGACACGCCCACGCGCACGCAGCGGCGGTTTGGCGAGGCGAACGCGCACGTGCACCAGGCCATCGTGGACGCGGCACGCCAGCGCGACGTCGATACCGTACGGCGCCTGATGGCCGAACACATGGTGGAAGCCTCGGGCTTCGTGAAGAAGCTGAACGGCAAGCTGCAGGGGCGCCTGATCCTGGATTCGGAGATGACGCGGCGCAATGCCGCCGCGCGGCGCGGCCTGGCGCGGCGTCGGTAAACTGACGCAAGGTCAAAATCGTTTTACCGGGAGACGTTCAGCCTGGCGCTTTTCCAGCGCTCCACGGCTTCAGGACTAAGCCCATAGCGTGAAGCATTGAATGCCTCCAATCGCGAAAGATCCGCGTTGACCAGTCCGACGATCCGGGAATGAAGCGCTGGGCCCGTCGCACCAGATTCAGGATGGGATTCATGGAAATCTCTCAACACGGTAGTGACCGCGTCTTCCGCCGACAGATTGCTTGCAACCACCAGATTGACCGCTGCCTTGATCTGCGGTCGCCAACGCACGATGGTGACGTCAGGTGCCGGCATCGTCGCCAGGACTTCGGCGTAATGCCGGGTCGATCTTGCATAGGCCCACGCGAACAAGTCTCTTGCGATGCTGACGTCGTTGCTTTCATAAACAGCGAGCATGGCCTGGCTGTACACCGTCGTGTCAACGTCGATAAAAGAAAGCGGCGCGTGGTTTCGCAAAATCAGCGGAACGTTGGCCAGCAATCGGCCCATCCGTTTGTTGCCATCCTCGAACGGCTGCAGATATGGAATATTGACCCAGAGAAAAAAAGCAGCCTCGGATGGACTGTCGATCAGCATTCCTTTCTCGACGATCATCTGCAGATGTTCTTGAAGAAAGTGCGGCGACTGGCTAGGTAGATATGCCGTTCCTCCGATGGTCACCACGCGACGACGAATGGCGCCGAGTGCGTCCTCATTGGCGAGCAGCCCGGACATCAAAAGCCGGTGCATTTCAAAAACGATGGGTATGCTCAAGCCAAACTCAGGCACCGTCTGCGCCATGAACTGGATCGTTTCCTTGTGGTTGAGCAGCATGATGGCATCGCGGTCGATATCGTGCGGCGCGCCCCCCGCTTTGTTGCCGTAGACCCGCGCGAAAAGTTCTCGCGTATCCGCCAGGCTGTAGTCATTGCCCTCGAGCTTCGAGGAAGACCAGGACATATCGATCAACAGCGGCTCGAGGATGCGGCTCAGATAGGTTCCGGCGGGCTCCTGTTCCAGGGACTGTCGAGACATTTCGTCCAGGCGCGCCGCGAGCGTCTTACCCAGCAAGCTGCTTTCATTGGAAATGTAGGACCCAAGAAAAGCGGATTTGTAGCCGGACCGCGGCCGCGAAGACAAGGGCTTGGCGAGCTGCGCCAACGCGCGTGTGGCTGCTGGCGACCACGCTGGCGCCCAACCTGAAGCGGCCCGCGATTCAATATCGCCAGCGGCTTGCGAATCCGCATCCGCTGGCAGGTAGTACGTGGCAGGTCCACTGCCAATACGACGCAACCGCCCTTCTTCAATCGCTTTAGCCAGCCACCGATTGATGGTCGGACGGCTCACCGAAGGCAAAGCGTCAGCCAATGCCGACGCCTTTACTCCGTCGGGGTGTTCGGCTGCCAGCGCAAGAAAACGGGATAGGATGGTCTCTCGACTTGCCATGATTCCATCTCGTTTTGATAAGATAGGATTATCTTATCAATCAGATCAAATCAAATCAAACATGGATTTCGCGGTTCTCTACACCTGGACGAAGATTCTGCACGTCGCCGCGGCGTTCATCTTCGTCGCCGGCATCTCGGCCGTGTCGCTGATGCTGATCGCCGACCCGCCCGACGCCCCCAATGCCGCCGGCGCGGCGGCCAGGATGCGGCGCTGGCACCGCATCGTCACGACCCCCGCCATGATCCTGACCTGGATCCTCGGCATCGCCCTGGCGGTGCAGGGCCATTGGCTGGGCGATGGCTGGCTGCACGGGAAACTGGCCCTGGTCGTGCTGCTGTCGGCCATCCACGGCATCCAGGCACGGACCCTGCGCCGGCGCGCGGCGGGCAGGCACGCCGCCATGTGGCGGATCACCCCGCTGGTGGTCGCGATGGCGGTGATCGCCATACTTGCCCTGGTGGTGGTCAAGCCGTTCTGACGCTGTCCGGGCTTCGACCCACGGTCGATACGTGGTCGATACGTGGTCGACGCGGCTGCACAGTATGAAATCGCGCGGCCCCCTCGCCCGACGCCCACGGCGACCGCCGCCCCCGCGCTCATGTAACTGACAGGATTGTCAGTTCTCGGACAGGCTATCGTCCCGGCCCGCTTCGTACAGTGGCGGCATCATGATCGCCACTTCCCTGCCCGCGCGCCGCGCCCCGCGCCGCTCCACTATCGTGCCGGCCATCCTCTCGGCACTGGCGCTTCTATCCGGCTGTACGGTCGGGCCGGACTACGTACGTCCGGACATGGCCATTCCCAGCGCGTACAAGGAAAGCCCGCCGCGCGATCCACCCCAGGCCGGCGCCTGGAAGACCGCCCAGCCCGGCCAGATCGACGCCACGCGGAACTGGTGGGAAATCTACGGCGACAGCACCCTGAACGACCTGGAGACCCAGGCCACCGCCGCCAACCAGACCATCGCCCAGGCCGCCGCCCAGTACCGTCAGGCACGCGCCGTGGTGCAGCAGGCCCGCGCCGCCTTCTGGCCCCAACTGAGCACCGGCGTGTCCGCCGACCGCGCCCGCAGCATCGGCAACGGCGGCAGCAAGCTCGGCAATACCTACACGGCGTCCCTGGACGCCGCCTGGGAGCCGGACCTGTGGGGCGCCGTCCGGCGCTCGGTGGAAGCCAGCGACGCCAGCGCCCAATCCAGCCAGGCGCAACTGGCGGCCGCGCGGCTCAGCGTGCAGGCCACGCTCGCCCAGGACTATATGCAATTGCGCGTCACCGACGAGCTCAAGGCCTTGTTCGCGCGCACCATCGCCGCCTTCGAGCGCTCCCTGAAACTGACGCAGAGCCAGTACAACGCCGGCGTCGCGCTGCGTTCCGACGTGGCGCTCGCGGAAGCGCAACTGCACACCGCGCAGGCATCGGCCATCGACCTGGACACCCAGCGCAACCAGCTGGAGCACGCCATCGCCATCCTGCTCGGCCGCGCGCCCGCCGATTTCACCTTGCCGCCCACGCCCGAAAGCTGGCGCGCCGCGGTGCCCGCGATCCCCGCCGGCGTGCCTTCGCAACTGCTCGAACGCCGCCCCGACATCGCCAGCGCGGAACGCCTGGCCGCGTCCGCCAACGCGCAGATCGGCGTGGCGCAGGCGGCCTTCTATCCCGACGTCACCCTGAGCGCCGCGATCGGCTTCAGCAGCGGCACCGCCGGCCTGGCGCAATGGTTCAACACGCCCAGCCGGATCTGGTCCCTGGGCGCCGCGCTGGCCGAAACGATATTCGACGGCGGCCTGCGCAGCGCCCGGGTCGACCAGGCGCGCGCCGGCTACGACGCCGCGGTCGCGCAGTACAAGCAGACCGTCCTGGGCGGCTTCCAGGAAGTCGAGGACAACCTGTCCAATCTGCGCGTGCTGGCCGACGAAAGCGTCGCCCAGGACCAGGCCGTCACGGCGTCGCGGTTGTCCGAACAGCTCGCCCTGGCGCAGTACCGCGCCGGCACCACGACCTACCTGACCGTGGTCACCGCCCAGTCGCTGACCCTGTCCAACGAACGCACCGCCGCGGACCTGCTGGGCCGCCGCCTGCTGGCCAGCGTCGCGCTGATCAAGGCCACCGGCGGCGGCTGGGATGCGGCGCAGCTCGGCGACCCGGTGGCCGCCCGATGAACCCCGACACCTTGCAAGACTGAGAGCGAAGATCATGGCAGATGCATTGTCCCGGCGCCGCGCCGGATACGCGGCCGCCGCCGTGGCCCTGGTGGCGATTGCCGCCGGCTTCTGGGGCGTCGAGCACCGCGCCGAATCGGCGGATGCGCCGGCGCCCAAGACGCCGCCCGTCGTCGTGACGTCCACGCGCGTCGAGCAGCAGGACGTGCCCGTCTACCTGACCGGCGTGGGCACCGTCACCGCCAACCAGAGCGTGACGGTCAAGACCCGCGTGGACGGCGAGCTGGACAAGGTGGGTTTCGTCGAAGGCCAGGACGTCAAGGCCGGGCAGATGCTGGCGCAACTGGACCCGCGCGCGCTGCAGGCGCAGCTGGCGCAGGCCAAGGCCACCCAGGCCAAGGACCAGGCGCAACTGCTGAACGCCCGGCTGGACCTGAAACGCTTCACCCAGCTGACCAAGGAAGACGCCGCCACCCAGCAGCAGCTGGACACCCAGCGCGCGCTGGTCGCGCAGCTGGAGGCGACCGTGCAGATGGATGAAGCGCAGGTCTCGTTCGCGCAGGTACAGCTGGGCTACACCACCATCACCGCGCCCATCGGCGGCCGCGTGGGCGCGCGGCTGGTGGACCCGGGCAATATCGTGCACGCCAGCGATACCGGCGGGCTCGTCGTCATCAACCAGATCGATCCCATCTCGGTGATCTTCACCGTGCCGGAATCGGCGGTGGGCGACATCAACACCGCCATGGCCGACACGCCCCAGGGGCTGCCGGTCACCGCGCTGGGCCGGGAAACCAACCAGCCGCTGGGCACCGGCAAGCTGGTGCTGGTGAACAACCAGATCGACACCACCAGCGGCACCGTGCAGCTGAAGGCCCTGTTCCCCAATCCACGGCACGTCCTGTGGCCGGGCCAATACGTCAACGCGCGCCTGCAGATCGCTACCCGCAAGCAGGCGCTGACCGTGCCGGCCGCCGTCGTGCAGCGCGGCCAGAACGGCACCTACGCCTATGCCCTGGACGACCAGGGCGTCGCGCGCATCCAGCCCATCCGCGTGGCGATGATCCAGGACAATGTCGCCGTGGTGGATGAAGGCCTGAAGGCCGGCGAACGCGTGGTGGTCGACGGCCAGTACAAGCTGCGCCCCGGCATCCATACCGCCGAATCGAAAACGTCGACCGCGATGGCGGGCGCCCCCGGCGGGCCCGCGCAAGGGGATGGCAAATGAGCATTTCCGCCTCGTTCATCAAGCGCCCCATCGGCACCAGCCTGCTGGCGTTGGCGTTGCTGCTGGTCGGCGTGGCCGCCTGGCCGCTGCTGCCGGTGGCGCCGCTGCCTCAGGTGGATTTCCCCACGATCCAGGTCA
It encodes the following:
- a CDS encoding FadR/GntR family transcriptional regulator is translated as MPRETATPPPAAPGKSKRADLVAEEIKRLITERDLRPGDKLPRENELQQLFGVSKSTMREALKSLEVQGLVTISTGPAGGGRIVEVTLDRTFQLMQNYLFFKEVTIDDIYTVRKMLEPELAAGAVPHLTDADFDALMHSIECCDPSSGKTADVVAQRKEDLNFHDILAMANPNPFLRFTCQLINEMLRQLTVFENDTPTRTQRRFGEANAHVHQAIVDAARQRDVDTVRRLMAEHMVEASGFVKKLNGKLQGRLILDSEMTRRNAAARRGLARRR
- a CDS encoding CopD family protein translates to MDFAVLYTWTKILHVAAAFIFVAGISAVSLMLIADPPDAPNAAGAAARMRRWHRIVTTPAMILTWILGIALAVQGHWLGDGWLHGKLALVVLLSAIHGIQARTLRRRAAGRHAAMWRITPLVVAMAVIAILALVVVKPF
- a CDS encoding Fic family protein, with amino-acid sequence MASRETILSRFLALAAEHPDGVKASALADALPSVSRPTINRWLAKAIEEGRLRRIGSGPATYYLPADADSQAAGDIESRAASGWAPAWSPAATRALAQLAKPLSSRPRSGYKSAFLGSYISNESSLLGKTLAARLDEMSRQSLEQEPAGTYLSRILEPLLIDMSWSSSKLEGNDYSLADTRELFARVYGNKAGGAPHDIDRDAIMLLNHKETIQFMAQTVPEFGLSIPIVFEMHRLLMSGLLANEDALGAIRRRVVTIGGTAYLPSQSPHFLQEHLQMIVEKGMLIDSPSEAAFFLWVNIPYLQPFEDGNKRMGRLLANVPLILRNHAPLSFIDVDTTVYSQAMLAVYESNDVSIARDLFAWAYARSTRHYAEVLATMPAPDVTIVRWRPQIKAAVNLVVASNLSAEDAVTTVLRDFHESHPESGATGPALHSRIVGLVNADLSRLEAFNASRYGLSPEAVERWKSARLNVSR
- a CDS encoding ABC transporter substrate-binding protein, with the translated sequence MNRRDLLKLAALSALPGSLSLRDAYAQAAQAIQFGCPVPMSGPFAANGKYADLGMKLAIEQYGQLLGRPLAYTTLDTEGKPATAVRKVQELAQQKGARYFAGGILSSEALAMGKEVQKGGGVFITTAGADEITGSDCNKSTFRWSVPTYGAIEQTVRPLIATLPKARRWYTITPQYVFGDGLLNAAKNIFKEKGIEHVGNSYHSLTEKEFSGYLTNAMAAKPDVLLLLNFGSQSSDALRQAVSFGMKQNTTILMAWASGLEQFESLGADLCEGVYFGAQYWHGIDSPGNKDLVKRTQDTFKSNPNYSLAGSYICTKILIDAIAKAGSDDPAKVIPVLEGMKYTGLTGDEEIRAQDHQVLKNYYLLRGKAKKAMKDKDDYADILSAGKSFLPVDQTGCKL
- a CDS encoding efflux RND transporter periplasmic adaptor subunit, which translates into the protein MADALSRRRAGYAAAAVALVAIAAGFWGVEHRAESADAPAPKTPPVVVTSTRVEQQDVPVYLTGVGTVTANQSVTVKTRVDGELDKVGFVEGQDVKAGQMLAQLDPRALQAQLAQAKATQAKDQAQLLNARLDLKRFTQLTKEDAATQQQLDTQRALVAQLEATVQMDEAQVSFAQVQLGYTTITAPIGGRVGARLVDPGNIVHASDTGGLVVINQIDPISVIFTVPESAVGDINTAMADTPQGLPVTALGRETNQPLGTGKLVLVNNQIDTTSGTVQLKALFPNPRHVLWPGQYVNARLQIATRKQALTVPAAVVQRGQNGTYAYALDDQGVARIQPIRVAMIQDNVAVVDEGLKAGERVVVDGQYKLRPGIHTAESKTSTAMAGAPGGPAQGDGK
- a CDS encoding efflux transporter outer membrane subunit → MIATSLPARRAPRRSTIVPAILSALALLSGCTVGPDYVRPDMAIPSAYKESPPRDPPQAGAWKTAQPGQIDATRNWWEIYGDSTLNDLETQATAANQTIAQAAAQYRQARAVVQQARAAFWPQLSTGVSADRARSIGNGGSKLGNTYTASLDAAWEPDLWGAVRRSVEASDASAQSSQAQLAAARLSVQATLAQDYMQLRVTDELKALFARTIAAFERSLKLTQSQYNAGVALRSDVALAEAQLHTAQASAIDLDTQRNQLEHAIAILLGRAPADFTLPPTPESWRAAVPAIPAGVPSQLLERRPDIASAERLAASANAQIGVAQAAFYPDVTLSAAIGFSSGTAGLAQWFNTPSRIWSLGAALAETIFDGGLRSARVDQARAGYDAAVAQYKQTVLGGFQEVEDNLSNLRVLADESVAQDQAVTASRLSEQLALAQYRAGTTTYLTVVTAQSLTLSNERTAADLLGRRLLASVALIKATGGGWDAAQLGDPVAAR